Proteins found in one Coleofasciculaceae cyanobacterium genomic segment:
- a CDS encoding GNAT family N-acetyltransferase has product MTSSVPNNEQLIVRPLQYRDVDAINALVSECVAKETSKRLITIDRELEQVGSWYGLKRFLSLLPRSYYHGWRVYVAQHLDAVLGLIQVASLNSTRSTWRVERVLLNSNSPQLELLKTQKEIGSQLLRHCLQNIWEARTWMLEVNVNEKNHLALYRENGFQPLAQMTYWQISSELIAQLAQQDPDLPNFLPISNVDAPLLYQLDCVSMPPLLRQVFDRHVEDFKSSIVQNAVSQIRLWLNGTDIVSGYVLEPQRKAAIGYFRLESSKDGCRPHRAQLTVNPAYTWLYPKLTAKMAQIVQESIDRKRGLSNDNQLYSQPLEIVSADYQPEREEYFNKIGATSVEHTLLMSRSVWHKIKEAKPLEGLQLSDVLQGLKPARAPIPSRISWLKSLSSSYQNIVRQKNIFRSKSSQFVSAEKSNAGESFKPPNGGLV; this is encoded by the coding sequence ATGACTTCATCTGTACCTAATAATGAACAGCTTATAGTTCGTCCTCTTCAATATCGTGACGTGGATGCAATTAATGCTTTGGTGAGTGAATGTGTTGCCAAAGAGACTTCCAAGCGTCTGATAACTATCGATAGAGAACTAGAACAAGTTGGTTCTTGGTATGGACTAAAAAGATTTCTTAGTCTTTTGCCTCGTTCCTACTATCACGGTTGGCGAGTTTACGTTGCTCAACACCTCGATGCAGTTTTAGGTCTAATTCAGGTTGCTTCTCTCAACAGTACCCGTAGCACTTGGAGAGTTGAAAGGGTGTTGCTCAACAGCAATTCTCCTCAGTTAGAATTACTCAAAACTCAGAAAGAAATTGGTTCACAGCTGCTGCGTCACTGCTTACAGAATATTTGGGAAGCACGAACTTGGATGCTGGAGGTAAACGTCAATGAAAAAAATCATTTAGCTCTTTATCGAGAAAATGGTTTTCAGCCTTTGGCACAGATGACTTATTGGCAGATATCTTCAGAACTAATTGCTCAATTAGCACAACAAGATCCCGATTTGCCCAACTTTTTACCCATCAGTAACGTTGACGCACCACTTTTATACCAACTAGACTGCGTATCTATGCCTCCTCTACTGCGCCAAGTTTTTGATCGTCACGTAGAGGATTTTAAAAGCAGCATTGTGCAAAATGCGGTGAGCCAAATCAGACTCTGGCTTAATGGTACAGATATAGTTAGCGGCTATGTTCTTGAACCCCAACGCAAGGCAGCAATTGGCTATTTTAGACTTGAATCTTCTAAAGATGGTTGTCGTCCTCATCGAGCGCAGTTAACAGTAAATCCTGCTTACACTTGGCTTTATCCGAAGCTAACTGCTAAAATGGCGCAGATCGTTCAGGAGTCGATAGATCGAAAACGCGGTTTGTCTAATGACAACCAACTATATTCTCAGCCTTTGGAGATAGTTTCGGCTGATTATCAACCAGAAAGGGAAGAGTACTTCAATAAAATTGGAGCTACCTCCGTAGAGCATACTCTTTTAATGTCTCGCTCTGTATGGCACAAAATAAAAGAAGCTAAGCCACTAGAAGGATTACAGTTGTCAGACGTTCTTCAGGGGCTCAAACCCGCTCGCGCACCTATTCCTTCTCGTATATCTTGGTTAAAATCTCTTTCTAGTTCTTATCAAAATATCGTCAGGCAAAAAAATATTTTTCGTTCTAAATCTAGCCAGTTTGTGAGTGCAGAAAAAAGTAATGCTGGAGAATCTTTTAAACCTCCTAACGGTGGTTTAGTTTAG
- the ruvX gene encoding Holliday junction resolvase RuvX, whose product MKKVSALGLDVGKKRMGVAGCDGTGLIATGLTTIYRTSWAEDIEQLKDLIAEREIKILIIGLPYNLDGTVGFQAKQVQKFANKISSSLQLPIEYVDERLTSVEAEAQLKAKKNFSTRNKGAVDRLAAAIILQQWLDMRRVKRMKEEE is encoded by the coding sequence ATGAAAAAAGTTTCAGCTTTGGGATTAGATGTCGGAAAAAAGCGGATGGGAGTGGCTGGGTGCGATGGCACTGGTTTAATTGCTACTGGTTTAACTACAATTTACCGAACTTCATGGGCTGAAGATATTGAGCAGTTAAAAGATCTGATCGCAGAAAGAGAAATAAAGATTTTAATCATTGGTCTGCCCTATAACTTAGATGGTACTGTAGGATTTCAGGCAAAGCAGGTACAGAAATTTGCTAATAAAATCTCCAGTAGTTTACAACTGCCGATCGAATACGTAGATGAGCGTTTAACCTCTGTTGAAGCAGAAGCACAACTCAAAGCTAAAAAAAACTTTTCCACCCGCAATAAAGGCGCAGTTGACCGCCTTGCGGCAGCCATAATTTTGCAGCAGTGGCTTGATATGCGACGGGTTAAGAGAATGAAAGAGGAAGAATAA
- a CDS encoding ATP-grasp domain-containing protein codes for MELLEYQAKELFRIVGIPILPSQTIKDSRKIKQLQIPYPVVLKSQVRSGGRGKAGGVRFVANTIDAIAAARNIFNLSILGEYPEVILAEAHYNTERELFLAIVLDYDLRSPVLLGSAFGGMNVDLLLTNLQQVVVDGEFSPFYARRLAASMGLSGKLICSVSEIIGKMYRLFAEKDLDLIEINPLGVNTKGELMALDGKITVNDRALARQPIVETLNFSQQPRKINDHSCLKTSQNLSQISWRWLDWQYKTGKVAMICSSFDSALLTWDLFKQHKVTPACSALLENNLIAEADNLKLYREKLLEILAQLESLKGIKVIVLNIWESEAVSLEAVQTIIDYCRAVAESTLPSREEQVLVKNTILSNSGSSQKVDYQNLPSDRTFGATPYFILRLLNKDNLNDLPLIDNVYLASNLETAILEAIAMVKSN; via the coding sequence ATGGAGCTACTAGAGTATCAGGCTAAAGAATTATTTAGAATCGTAGGTATTCCTATTTTACCTTCTCAGACAATTAAAGATTCAAGAAAGATTAAGCAGTTGCAAATTCCCTATCCTGTGGTTTTAAAGTCTCAGGTTAGATCTGGCGGGAGAGGAAAAGCTGGGGGAGTGCGTTTTGTCGCCAATACAATTGATGCGATCGCTGCTGCACGCAATATTTTTAATCTGTCTATTCTCGGAGAATATCCTGAAGTTATTTTAGCAGAAGCCCATTACAACACTGAAAGAGAGCTATTTTTAGCAATTGTTCTAGATTACGATTTACGCTCGCCCGTGTTGCTGGGTTCGGCCTTTGGGGGGATGAATGTAGATTTATTACTGACTAATCTACAGCAGGTAGTAGTTGATGGGGAATTTTCTCCATTTTATGCTCGTCGTTTAGCTGCCAGTATGGGATTATCGGGAAAACTAATTTGCTCTGTCAGCGAAATTATTGGCAAAATGTATCGTTTGTTCGCCGAAAAAGACCTTGACTTAATTGAAATTAACCCTTTGGGAGTTAACACTAAAGGCGAGCTGATGGCTTTAGATGGCAAAATAACAGTTAACGATCGTGCTTTGGCAAGACAACCAATTGTCGAAACCTTAAACTTTTCCCAACAGCCAAGAAAAATCAATGATCATAGCTGCTTGAAAACCAGTCAAAACTTGAGTCAAATTAGCTGGCGTTGGCTCGATTGGCAGTATAAAACGGGTAAAGTTGCCATGATTTGCAGTAGTTTCGACTCGGCACTATTAACCTGGGACTTATTTAAACAACATAAAGTTACTCCTGCTTGCAGTGCGCTACTCGAAAATAATCTTATTGCCGAAGCCGATAATCTAAAGTTGTATCGAGAAAAACTATTAGAAATTTTGGCGCAGCTAGAGTCGCTCAAAGGAATTAAAGTAATTGTCTTAAATATTTGGGAATCAGAAGCCGTTAGTCTTGAAGCTGTCCAAACTATTATCGACTATTGCCGTGCTGTGGCGGAATCAACTTTACCCTCTAGAGAAGAACAGGTATTGGTCAAGAATACTATTCTCTCAAACAGCGGCAGTAGTCAAAAAGTAGATTATCAGAATTTGCCATCCGATCGGACGTTTGGGGCTACACCTTACTTTATTCTACGGTTATTAAATAAAGATAATCTTAATGATTTGCCATTAATAGACAATGTTTATCTAGCTAGTAATTTAGAAACAGCAATTTTGGAGGCGATCGCTATGGTTAAATCTAATTAA
- a CDS encoding CoA-binding protein, whose amino-acid sequence MNWSPPNKVIVQGITSNRAAFCAVQMKAYGTDIVAGISPGSGGTKVGDIPVFDLIEQVQAQVDKIDMSLIFVDSYQVLDAAREAIAAGIDRLVILTPKVPPLDTIELIRHAKKTNTLILGPGSDGMIIPQQSWLGNLQPQFYQPGTVGLITSSQHLCYEVAVELNAANLGQSMVVSLGDDRIVGSSLTYWLSILNQDPNTTAIVSIGQRINETEEIIAYSRNHGYNKPVIIYLAGLKAPQEKVYYDAITIISNYLSGSIPAVNRDRQTVDKLKKIGIKVANKPSEIPPLIQKALSAEP is encoded by the coding sequence ATGAATTGGTCTCCCCCAAACAAAGTTATTGTTCAAGGAATAACCTCAAATCGGGCTGCTTTTTGCGCCGTGCAAATGAAAGCCTATGGTACCGATATTGTGGCGGGTATAAGTCCTGGCAGTGGTGGTACAAAAGTAGGAGACATACCTGTATTTGATTTAATCGAACAGGTTCAGGCTCAGGTAGACAAGATAGATATGAGCTTAATATTTGTTGATTCCTATCAGGTGCTGGATGCTGCTCGAGAAGCGATTGCCGCGGGCATCGATCGGCTTGTCATTTTAACCCCCAAAGTACCCCCTTTAGATACCATTGAACTGATTAGGCACGCGAAGAAAACCAACACCCTAATCTTGGGTCCTGGTAGCGATGGGATGATAATTCCTCAACAGTCTTGGCTCGGCAATTTACAGCCGCAGTTTTATCAACCAGGCACAGTCGGTTTAATTACCTCTAGTCAACATCTCTGTTATGAAGTTGCTGTCGAGTTAAATGCTGCTAATCTTGGACAATCAATGGTTGTTAGTTTGGGCGATGACCGTATTGTTGGTTCTAGTTTGACCTATTGGTTATCAATTTTAAATCAAGACCCTAACACCACGGCAATTGTTTCCATCGGGCAAAGAATCAACGAAACTGAAGAAATTATCGCCTACAGTAGAAATCATGGTTACAATAAGCCCGTAATTATTTACCTAGCTGGATTAAAAGCACCGCAAGAAAAAGTTTATTATGACGCGATTACTATTATTAGCAATTATTTATCTGGTTCGATCCCAGCCGTCAATCGCGATCGCCAAACAGTCGACAAATTGAAGAAAATTGGCATTAAAGTAGCTAATAAACCTAGCGAAATTCCGCCGCTGATTCAAAAGGCATTATCAGCAGAGCCATAA
- a CDS encoding EamA family transporter has translation MAVAVLGAVAIGIEDLQAAASHLTRDRAALVAAIFSAISILSLEQLRVQFSTALIMQWTSLTGSLFLLPLVFVRERLRPVSVTGWLAVIGLRLISQAIGQGLLTYSLAKFSSGFIAVSMLSILIAAILAMLLFAEQLSLFNYLAISAKES, from the coding sequence ATGGCAGTAGCAGTATTAGGCGCAGTGGCAATTGGAATTGAAGACTTACAGGCAGCAGCAAGTCATTTAACTAGGGATAGAGCAGCTTTAGTAGCAGCCATATTTTCCGCGATTAGTATTTTAAGCTTAGAACAGTTAAGAGTGCAGTTTTCTACTGCTTTAATCATGCAGTGGACGAGTCTGACTGGTAGTTTATTTCTGTTGCCTCTAGTCTTTGTCAGAGAGCGTTTACGACCAGTTTCTGTCACTGGTTGGCTAGCAGTTATCGGTCTAAGATTAATTTCTCAGGCGATCGGACAAGGGCTTTTAACCTATAGTTTGGCTAAATTCTCTTCAGGATTTATCGCAGTATCAATGCTGTCAATTCTAATTGCAGCAATTTTGGCAATGCTACTCTTTGCCGAACAGTTGAGTTTATTTAATTATTTGGCAATATCGGCAAAAGAATCTTAA